A region of Staphylococcus sp. IVB6181 DNA encodes the following proteins:
- a CDS encoding cupin domain-containing protein, whose product MTQFNQNRPEPIRGNKGATDNGPRNIERDLQNPDMIVPPETDGGTLDNMKFSFSDVHVRLEEGGWSREVTKRELPISEPIASVNMRLTPGGVRELHWHKEAEWAIVLNGAVRVTSVDQDGKVWIDIVRKNELWYFPAGIPHSLKGMEDGAEFLLVFDDGGFSENSTFSITDWFSSTPNDVLAKNFGVPPESFEGFPKGETYIYQGEQPSKEEEENILKAVEQVPNPFTFKLKDEVEPIQTSGGQVWIADSNNFKASTTVTGALVEVEPGGMREMHWHPNASEWQYYIQGQARMTVFAAESHARTFNYRAGDVGYVPFAMGHYVENIGDEPLVFLEMFKSDHFADISLNQWMANTPKDLLKEHLTLDDDFINNHLSHDKHPNVKHDEQ is encoded by the coding sequence ATGACACAATTTAATCAAAACAGACCAGAACCAATCAGAGGCAATAAAGGCGCAACAGACAATGGACCTAGAAATATTGAAAGAGATTTACAGAACCCAGATATGATTGTACCTCCAGAAACAGACGGCGGTACGTTAGACAATATGAAATTCTCTTTCTCTGACGTTCACGTTCGATTAGAAGAAGGCGGTTGGTCTCGAGAAGTCACTAAACGCGAATTACCGATTTCTGAACCGATTGCTTCTGTTAATATGCGCTTAACACCAGGCGGTGTACGTGAACTGCATTGGCACAAAGAAGCAGAATGGGCCATTGTATTAAATGGCGCAGTCCGCGTCACATCAGTCGACCAAGACGGCAAAGTATGGATCGACATTGTACGTAAAAATGAATTATGGTACTTCCCTGCAGGTATCCCGCATTCATTAAAAGGTATGGAAGACGGCGCAGAATTCTTGCTTGTCTTTGATGATGGCGGCTTCTCAGAAAACAGTACTTTCTCTATTACAGACTGGTTCTCATCTACACCAAATGATGTTTTAGCGAAAAACTTCGGTGTACCGCCAGAATCATTTGAAGGTTTCCCTAAAGGTGAAACGTATATTTATCAAGGCGAACAACCTTCTAAAGAAGAAGAAGAAAATATCTTAAAAGCAGTTGAACAAGTACCTAACCCATTTACGTTCAAACTTAAAGATGAAGTAGAACCTATCCAAACAAGCGGCGGTCAAGTATGGATTGCGGATTCTAACAACTTCAAAGCTTCAACAACTGTGACAGGTGCTTTAGTCGAGGTAGAACCAGGCGGCATGCGTGAAATGCATTGGCATCCTAACGCATCTGAATGGCAATATTATATTCAAGGCCAAGCACGTATGACAGTCTTCGCCGCTGAAAGCCACGCACGTACATTCAACTATAGAGCTGGAGACGTTGGTTATGTACCATTTGCGATGGGACACTATGTTGAGAATATCGGTGATGAACCTTTAGTATTCCTAGAAATGTTCAAGAGCGACCACTTCGCAGACATTTCATTAAATCAATGGATGGCAAATACACCGAAAGATTTACTCAAAGAACATCTTACGCTGGATGATGACTTTATCAACAATCATTTATCACATGATAAACATCCAAACGTTAAACATGACGAACAATAA
- the ggt gene encoding gamma-glutamyltransferase, giving the protein MGDQVKDPRYGKPFIGRSAAVASPNDIATIVGHNISLKGGNAIDTMVAVNAALSVVFPHMTGIGGDSFWLIYDAETKQQYVLNATGHSGQHVQAELFKDKNEIPNRGARAAITVPGAVDGWYKAHKHFGKLPFKDCLAPAIYYAREGFPVSTSLACFSESKLNTLRSFEETAKTFLKDGVAPYRIGQIMRNENIADLLSEIAEHGRDAFYKGEIPKRIAQSIQAHGGYLTAQDFENYEAEWTRPISVQYRDYIISSPPPNSEGIATLQVLGMLNKFSPEKLHRSHDAFIDIFTRATELAFIDRNHYVSDPDFYEVPTETLLQEDYLYNRAENIFYNYPETPETYINADGDTTFSCACDEVGNVVGVIQSVYWEWGSAFVPDDMGFVMQNRGTSFSLDPDVRNFLEPNKRPAHTLTCTMVSRNNRPEIILGSMGGDGQPQTQAMLVSRIVDQKYNVQNAIDRPRWLLGRTWGEKSNGLRVEDRFGSDIIEKLEKKGHRHVSFIHPYSDLVGHSQAIQIFKDHVEAAADPRALGLALGY; this is encoded by the coding sequence ATGGGGGATCAAGTGAAAGACCCAAGATATGGTAAACCGTTTATCGGTCGTTCTGCCGCTGTCGCAAGTCCGAATGATATTGCGACAATTGTAGGACATAATATCTCGCTTAAAGGCGGGAATGCTATCGATACGATGGTCGCAGTCAATGCGGCACTGAGTGTTGTCTTTCCGCATATGACAGGTATCGGCGGAGATAGTTTCTGGTTGATTTACGACGCAGAAACGAAGCAGCAATACGTGTTGAATGCGACAGGACACAGCGGGCAGCATGTCCAAGCTGAACTCTTTAAAGATAAAAATGAAATTCCAAACCGCGGTGCACGTGCAGCTATTACAGTACCTGGTGCAGTCGACGGTTGGTACAAAGCGCATAAACACTTTGGCAAATTACCTTTTAAAGATTGTTTAGCACCGGCCATCTATTATGCACGCGAAGGTTTTCCAGTAAGTACTTCGTTAGCGTGCTTTTCTGAATCCAAACTCAACACATTGCGCTCTTTCGAAGAAACAGCGAAAACTTTCTTAAAAGATGGCGTAGCGCCATATAGAATCGGCCAAATCATGAGAAATGAAAATATTGCTGATTTATTATCTGAAATTGCAGAACATGGCAGAGATGCATTTTATAAAGGGGAAATTCCTAAACGCATCGCACAATCCATTCAAGCTCATGGCGGTTACCTTACTGCTCAGGATTTTGAGAACTATGAAGCTGAATGGACACGTCCGATTTCTGTTCAATACAGAGACTATATCATTTCTTCACCACCGCCTAACTCAGAAGGCATTGCGACCTTGCAAGTGTTAGGTATGTTAAATAAATTCTCACCTGAAAAGCTGCATCGCTCTCACGATGCCTTCATCGATATCTTCACCAGAGCGACTGAGCTGGCATTTATCGACCGCAACCACTATGTTTCAGATCCGGACTTCTATGAAGTGCCGACAGAAACATTACTCCAAGAAGATTATTTATATAATCGTGCCGAAAACATCTTTTACAATTATCCGGAAACACCTGAAACATATATTAACGCAGACGGCGATACAACTTTCAGTTGTGCGTGTGATGAAGTAGGCAACGTTGTCGGTGTCATCCAAAGTGTTTATTGGGAATGGGGCTCTGCTTTCGTTCCGGATGACATGGGCTTTGTGATGCAGAACAGAGGTACTTCATTCTCATTAGATCCGGATGTACGCAACTTCTTAGAACCTAACAAACGACCGGCACACACATTAACGTGCACAATGGTTTCAAGAAACAATCGACCGGAAATCATTTTAGGTTCTATGGGCGGAGATGGCCAACCGCAAACACAAGCGATGCTGGTCTCACGCATTGTTGATCAAAAATATAATGTACAAAACGCAATCGATCGTCCAAGATGGCTGCTGGGCAGAACATGGGGCGAGAAATCCAACGGATTGCGTGTAGAAGACCGCTTCGGCAGCGATATTATTGAAAAGCTTGAGAAAAAAGGACACCGACATGTCTCCTTTATTCATCCTTACAGTGACCTTGTCGGCCACTCTCAGGCAATTCAAATCTTCAAAGACCATGTCGAAGCAGCCGCAGACCCTCGTGCATTAGGCTTAGCTTTAGGTTATTAA
- a CDS encoding NAD-dependent epimerase/dehydratase family protein, whose product MKILITGGAGFIGSHIAEKFNNEGGEVFIVDNLSTGKRENVSFIDDDHFYQNDVKDFELLSELVKVHQFDYVFHLAAMVSVVETVEKPVASNGDNIDSTIHLLEANREHNSNLKKFLFASSAAIYGDLPDLPKSTDSKINPLSPYAVQKFASEQYTKIYHTLYGLPTVSLRFFNVYGPRQNPESDYSGVLSILNQKFLNKAPFTFFGDGKQTRDFIYIKDLLQAIWLVINDEQTNGKIYNAGTGDQTELRTVFNAFAEYFGYEVPYSFEDARKGDIKYSYSDVSPLKALGYQPNYPINKGIAAYLDYNEQ is encoded by the coding sequence CGGAGCTGGTTTTATTGGTTCGCATATTGCTGAAAAGTTTAATAATGAAGGCGGAGAGGTTTTTATTGTCGATAATCTATCTACCGGCAAAAGAGAAAATGTGTCATTTATCGATGATGACCATTTCTATCAAAATGATGTGAAAGACTTTGAATTATTATCTGAACTAGTAAAGGTGCATCAATTCGATTATGTCTTTCATCTAGCTGCTATGGTCAGTGTAGTTGAAACTGTAGAAAAACCTGTAGCATCAAACGGAGATAATATCGATTCAACGATTCACTTATTAGAAGCCAATCGTGAACATAACTCGAATTTGAAAAAATTCTTATTCGCATCTTCAGCTGCTATTTACGGCGACTTGCCTGATTTGCCGAAATCAACGGATTCTAAAATCAATCCTTTGTCACCTTATGCAGTACAAAAATTTGCAAGTGAACAATACACAAAAATCTATCATACCCTTTATGGATTGCCTACAGTATCATTACGTTTCTTCAACGTATACGGTCCTAGACAAAATCCAGAGTCAGACTATTCAGGTGTACTTTCCATCTTGAATCAGAAATTCTTAAATAAAGCGCCTTTTACTTTCTTCGGAGACGGTAAACAAACACGCGACTTTATTTATATCAAAGATTTGCTTCAAGCAATTTGGTTAGTCATTAATGATGAACAAACCAATGGCAAAATTTATAATGCAGGTACTGGCGATCAAACTGAATTAAGAACAGTCTTCAATGCTTTCGCAGAATACTTCGGTTATGAAGTACCTTATTCATTTGAAGATGCACGTAAAGGCGATATCAAATATTCCTACTCTGATGTATCTCCATTAAAAGCATTAGGCTATCAACCAAACTACCCTATTAACAAAGGTATCGCAGCTTACTTGGACTACAACGAACAATAA